Proteins encoded in a region of the Gigantopelta aegis isolate Gae_Host chromosome 13, Gae_host_genome, whole genome shotgun sequence genome:
- the LOC121387413 gene encoding calcium-dependent protein kinase 22-like, with protein MLGLLSATFFVGKLLQPYLQLSRDDAAPTAAKPSKSPPPPVAAKPITATSAAAAATEKPIERAPVPVKVTSIAKSSAVPVAVSKPAKTPAAVPTKPKLAVPTKMTEAWAQSQFEKFSFDFDEADTDKSGNLSYSEVKAILEKRGWKGTEDEAKKIFAGLDMTKDGKVTKVEYVAAVKKIPKVAMKEMALRRAFNMLDKDKSGTLTRAEIAGATSKDCGLDMKAEKISDLLAALAKDDNQKLDYEEFLAVFGIQQVGHAMEVAFKLIDTDGSGFLTKEELINAVRADEELGIQAEKISALLNAWCKDDDKKITYKEFVKVWMAQKPKKK; from the exons ATGCTAGGTTTGCTGTCCGCCACTTTCTTCGTCGGTAAATTGTTACAGCCATACCTGCAACTAAGCCGTGATGATGCAGCGCCGACAGCCGCCAAACCGTCCAAGAGTCCTCCGCCACCAGTGGCAGCAAAACCCATCACAGCCACATCCGCCGCCGCCGCCGCTACCGAGAAACCGATTGAGAGAGCCCCGGTGCCAGTGAAAGTTACCAGTATTGCGAAGTCGTCTGCCGTGCCCGTCGCAGTTTCCAAGCCCGCGAAAACTCCAGCCGCAGTTCCGACGAAGCCGAAGTTAGCAGTACCGACGAAGATGACCGAAGCGTGGGCTCAAAGTCAGTTCGAGAAGTTTTCTTTCGACTTTGATGAGGCTGACACTGATAAAAGTGGAAATTTATCGTATTCAGAAGTGAAAGCGATCTTGGAGAAGCGTGGGTGGAAAGGAACCGAAGATGAGGCAAAG AAAATTTTCGCTGGTTTGGACATGACAAAAGACGGGAAAGTCACAAAAGTGGAATATGTTGCTGCTGTTAAGAAAATCCCCAAAGTAGCGATGAA AGAGATGGCGCTACGAAGAGCATTCAATATGTTGGACAAGGACAAAAGTGGCACCTTGACTCGCGCGGAGATCGCCGGGGCGACGTCGAAAGACTGCGGCCTTGACATGAAGGCCGAGAAAATCTCCGACCTTCTCGCCGCTCTAGCCAAGGACGATAATCAGAAGTTGGACTACGAAGAGTTCTTGGCCGTGTTTGGCATCCAGCAGGTGGGCCACGCCATGGAGGTGGCCTTCAAGCTGATCGACACGGACGGAAGCGGGTTTCTCACCAAGGAGGAACTCATCAACGCCGTCAGAGCAGACGAGGAGCTGGGCATCCAAGCGGAAAAGATCTCCGCTCTGTTGAACGCGTGGTGTAAAGATGACGACAAGAAGATCACATACAAAGAGTTCGTCAAGGTCTGGATGGCGCAGAAACCCAAGAAGAAGTAA